The Oxobacter pfennigii genome includes the window ATTCCAATGTCCAACCAAGGGATATAGATGTGCCAACCCTGCAGAATACGTTGAAAAAACAAGGATTTTACCTTCTAATATAGATTAATTGAAAAATTAAAATAAAATGGGCAAAGAGGTCAATATAAAAGGCTATATTGACTTTTTTGTAATTATATGCTTCAATAAATAAAAAAGAATAATTATACCTCATCTCCTTAAAGAGGTGAGGTAGAGGAGCAGCGTTTAATAGTACATATGCTGAGGCCGGAAGCCGAGGATACATATGGAAAGGAACCGCTGCCGAAGTTTCAGACATCCAAAGTCTGCAGCTGGGACTGTATCGAAGAGATGCAGGACTGTCATCCACGCATTTGACCATTGCATGGGTGGTGCGCTATCTCAAAAATGGGTCGAGGGGGGTGCGGGTCTATACCTATGAGTATATGAACGCCTATTATAATTAGGTGTTTTTATATTTTTTGATAAATAGACCATGTATAAAAATGAAGGGATGGATAATTTTATGAAAAGGGTACTGGCGATTTTACTTACAGTGGCAATGTCCTTTGCCGTTATGGCAGGATGCACAAATCAAAATTCAGGTTCAGGCAATCAGACAGAAGATATCGTTGCATCAGTTAAGAAAAGCGATGCAATAGCAGCTGCTTTACCTGACAGGGTAAAAACAGCAGGAAAAATCATGATAGGTGTAGACGATTCATATCCTCCAATGGAATACAGGGATGACAATAACGCCCTTGTAGGCTTTGACGTGGATTTCGGCAATGCATTGGGTAAAAAGCTAGGCGTGGAAGTTGAATGGGTTCCGACAGCTTGGGAAGGAATAATACCTTCACTGCAGGCAGCAAAGTTTGACTTCATACTTTCCTCACTCAGTATAACTGATGAGAGGAAATTGGAAATAGGATTCAGCGAACCATACATTCAGGGCGGTCCTGTAATCATCACTTTAAAAGAAAATACTTCGATTAAATCAGGTGACGATTTGGTAGGCAAGGTTGTAGGAGCTCAGCTTGGTACTACAGGGGAAGATGCGGCAAAATCAGTAGAAGGCGTTAAAGAAATAAAATCATATGATAAAATAACTGAAGCGCTGCAGGATTTGTCGGCTAAAAGAACTGAAGCTGTTGTAGCCGATGACCAGGTAGGAAGGTACTACATTGCCTTAGACCCTGAAAAGTACATTGTAGCCGGAAAAATGGTGGAAGAACCATTCGGTATCGGTTTCAGGAAAGATGATACAGCATTAATTGATGCTGTGCAAAAAGCCATTGATGAATTAAAGAGCGAAGGTACACTTTCAAAGATTTCTATGAAGTGGTTCAATTCAGATTATTATAAAAACTAGTAGAAAACGTGTACCATTGTAAAGCCTGAAGATAAATTGGCAGAGTTGCTGCTAAGTGCAGCAATTCTGCATTAATTGAATGAGGTATGCAATGGTACTAATTATTTCGTGGGGGGCTAAACTTGAATATAGAGTTTATACTTAGTAAATTACCGTTTTTGCTTCAAGGCAGCATTATGACCATACAGCTTACGGTAGTAACATTAATTATCGGCACATTTCTTGGCATAATACTGGCATTGCTTAAGATATCAAAAATAAAGATAATAAATTTATTGGCGACATTTTATACCTGGGTCTTTCGCGGCACCCCATTAATACTTCAGCTGTTCTTCTTTTATTATGCTCTGCCTATTTTAGGAATAACTTTTTCTCCATTTACTGCAGCGGTAGTTGGATTGAGTTTAAACTGCGGGGCTTATATGGCGGAGATTATAAGAGGCGGAATCCTGGCAATTGACAAGGGGCAGTTTGAAGCGTCAAAAGCCTTAGGATACACATATTTTCAGACTATGACCAAAATAGTGCTCCCTCAGACTATAAGAATCATACTCCCTCCTGTAGGAAATGAGTTTATAGCAATGTTAAAGGACACATCCCTTGTATCCACCATTGCCATGGTAGAACTCATGAGGACGGCAACGCAGATTTCATCAGCAACATTCAAATATACAGAAATGCTTTTCAGTGCGGCAGTATTGTATCTTGTTATGACGACTTTATTCACCAGCGCATTTTCGGCACTGGAGAAGAAGCTTGCAGTTTATGTTTAGGAGGG containing:
- a CDS encoding amino acid ABC transporter permease; this encodes MNIEFILSKLPFLLQGSIMTIQLTVVTLIIGTFLGIILALLKISKIKIINLLATFYTWVFRGTPLILQLFFFYYALPILGITFSPFTAAVVGLSLNCGAYMAEIIRGGILAIDKGQFEASKALGYTYFQTMTKIVLPQTIRIILPPVGNEFIAMLKDTSLVSTIAMVELMRTATQISSATFKYTEMLFSAAVLYLVMTTLFTSAFSALEKKLAVYV
- a CDS encoding transporter substrate-binding domain-containing protein, which translates into the protein MKRVLAILLTVAMSFAVMAGCTNQNSGSGNQTEDIVASVKKSDAIAAALPDRVKTAGKIMIGVDDSYPPMEYRDDNNALVGFDVDFGNALGKKLGVEVEWVPTAWEGIIPSLQAAKFDFILSSLSITDERKLEIGFSEPYIQGGPVIITLKENTSIKSGDDLVGKVVGAQLGTTGEDAAKSVEGVKEIKSYDKITEALQDLSAKRTEAVVADDQVGRYYIALDPEKYIVAGKMVEEPFGIGFRKDDTALIDAVQKAIDELKSEGTLSKISMKWFNSDYYKN